Proteins co-encoded in one Epinephelus moara isolate mb chromosome 11, YSFRI_EMoa_1.0, whole genome shotgun sequence genomic window:
- the LOC126397727 gene encoding zinc transporter ZIP12-like isoform X2 produces MHFRTTAPTLLLLLCLLEVRGQERGYLQGALRALDLPLGADDNEPRLHKNHTGVLITKLLQVVHCAEQTGTSQDGCNKCLTPDVALSVLKHDGKAYITEEDYQRISTVLLYYIINLQDLCVSNAASPSSFSSSSSSSFGNYQFYLLALTSLHPAEDDHFLSPGETESILQVINQHYDPPDKDASSDLRCFDAARLLEDVDVEEKAGAGVFSVPKLAASIISHVLQGHCFKRRNLPSPAFFTEYIFQSLNRTSELQIMDLEELLHQLGVGQEAATHSHHRKRRSSQKGARPPLDGCQHENVGISRDWAQVCFSANQLVDIFALNPHLPISKEHFRQMCPAIIQQLLGNACESAEQKRRGSLPTALEKYGYSTAAVLLITVGSMLGICLIFFNSCQETYTLILQLFVGLAVGTLSGDALLHLIPQILGLHDATHSHDDEHYTEGKDYLWRILGMIAGIYGFFLIERIFSFFVPSHGHGHGDLPLELNCNGQSQRGKSISTIQLGPVDDLECAEVSPEHVDTRRPSHQRQGVPLLAVMVIVGDSLHNFADGLVVGAAFSSSAETGMATTVAILCHEIPHEMGDFAVLLSSGLSVKTAVLMNFLSALTAFMGLYIGLFVSSDMEVQQWIFAVTAGIFLYLSLVEMLPEMSRVKTDRPCLMFFLQNLGLLMGWACLLLLALFEHELTF; encoded by the exons ATGCACTTCAGGACCACTGCGCCcactttgctgctgcttctttGTCTGCTGGAGGTGAGAGGGCAGGAGCGGGGGTACCTGCAGGGGGCTCTCAGGGCCTTGGATCTGCCCCTGGGTGCAGACGACAATGAGCCACGGCTCCACAAGAACCACACCGGGGTCCTGATCACCAAGCTCCTCCAGGTGGTACACTGTGCAGAGCAGACTGGAACCTCTCAGGACGGCTGTAACAAG TGCCTGACACCAGATGTGGCTCTCTCTGTGCTGAAGCATGATGGGAAGGCTTACATCACTGAGGAGGACTATCAGCGGATCTCTACTGTTCTGCTGTACTACATAATTAACCTGCAAGACCTGTGCGTGTCAAATGCtgcctctccttcctccttttcctcatcctcctcctcctcttttggGAACTATCAGTTCTACCTTTTGGCCCTAACCAGTCTACACCCAGCTGAGGATGACCACTTCCTGTCACCCGGTGAAACAGAGAGTATTCTGCAGGTCATCAACCAGCACTACGACCCCCCCGATAAAGACGCCTCATCTGATTTGCGA TGTTTTGATGCCGCTCGCCTCCTTGAAGATGTTGACGTAGAAGAAAAAGCAGGCGCTGGTGTGTTTTCTGTGCCCAAACTGGCCGCATCTATCATCAGCCACGTCCTGCAGGGCCACTGTTTCAAACGGAGGAACCTCCCATCTCCTGCTTTCTTCACTGAATACATCTTTCAATCCCTAAATCGCACAAGTGAACTGCAGATAATGG ATTTAGAAGAGTTGCTTCATCAGTTGGGAGTGGGACAGGAAGCAGCGACGCACTCTCACCACAGGAAGAGGCGGAGTTCACAGAAAGGGGCCAGGCCTCCGCTGGATGGTTGTCAACATGAAAATGTTGGAATAAGCAGAGACTGGGCACAG GTGTGTTTTTCGGCCAATCAGCTGGTGGATATTTTTGCTCTGAATCCCCATTTGCCGATTTCCAAGGAGCACTTCAGGCAAATGTGCCCAGCCATCATCCAGCAGTTGCTAGGCAATGCCTGCGAGTCTGCAGAGCAAAAGAGAAGAGGATCTCTGCCCACTGCTCTCGAGA AGTATGGCTACAGCACGGCTGCCGTCCTGCTCATCACGGTGGGCTCCATGCTCGGTATCTGCCTGATCTTCTTCAACTCCTGCCAGGAAACCTACACACTGATCCTGCAGCTGTTTGTGGGCCTGGCAGTGGGGACCCTCTCAGGAGATGCACTCCTGCACCTCATACCACAG ATCCTTGGGCTCCATGATGCCACTCACAGTCACGATGACGAACACTATACAGAGGGGAAGGACTATCTGTGGAGGATTCTGGGCATGATCGCAGGGATCTATGGCTTTTTCCTTATTGAAAGAATCTTCTCCTTTTTTGTTCCCTCTCATGGCCAT GGTCATGGTGACCTTCCCTTAGAGCTCAACTGCAACGGCCAGTCACAGAGGGGCAAGTCCATCTCCACCATACAGCTG GGACCAGTGGATGACTTGGAGTGTGCAGAAGTATCTCCTGAGCATGTCGACACAAGGAGGCCTTCACATCAGA GACAAGGGGTTCCTCTGCTGGCTGTGATGGTAATCGTGGGAGACAGCCTTCATAACTTTGCTGATGGCCTGGTTGTCGGGGCAGCCTTCTCCTCTTCAGCCGAGACCGGCATGGCGACCACCGTGGCCATCCTGTGCCACGAGATACCGCACGAGATGG GGGACTTTGCAGTGTTGTTGAGCTCTGGACTCTCAGTGAAGACTGCTGTGCTAATGAACTTTCTCAGCGCTCTGACAGCCTTCATGGGCCTCTACATTGGACTGTTTGTTTCCTCGGATATGGAAGTGCAGCAGTGGATCTTTGCTGTTACTGCTGGGATTTTCCTCTATCTGTCACTGGTAGAAATG CTTCCAGAGATGAGTCGAGTGAAGACGGACAGACCGTGTCTCATGTTCTTCCTACAGAACCTCGGTCTGTTGATGGGTTGGGCCTGTCTTCTGCTCCTCGCACTCTTTGAACATGAACTCACATTCTAA
- the LOC126397727 gene encoding zinc transporter ZIP12-like isoform X1 produces MHFRTTAPTLLLLLCLLEVRGQERGYLQGALRALDLPLGADDNEPRLHKNHTGVLITKLLQVVHCAEQTGTSQDGCNKCLTPDVALSVLKHDGKAYITEEDYQRISTVLLYYIINLQDLCVSNAASPSSFSSSSSSSFGNYQFYLLALTSLHPAEDDHFLSPGETESILQVINQHYDPPDKDASSDLRCFDAARLLEDVDVEEKAGAGVFSVPKLAASIISHVLQGHCFKRRNLPSPAFFTEYIFQSLNRTSELQIMDLEELLHQLGVGQEAATHSHHRKRRSSQKGARPPLDGCQHENVGISRDWAQVCFSANQLVDIFALNPHLPISKEHFRQMCPAIIQQLLGNACESAEQKRRGSLPTALEKYGYSTAAVLLITVGSMLGICLIFFNSCQETYTLILQLFVGLAVGTLSGDALLHLIPQILGLHDATHSHDDEHYTEGKDYLWRILGMIAGIYGFFLIERIFSFFVPSHGHQGHGDLPLELNCNGQSQRGKSISTIQLGPVDDLECAEVSPEHVDTRRPSHQRQGVPLLAVMVIVGDSLHNFADGLVVGAAFSSSAETGMATTVAILCHEIPHEMGDFAVLLSSGLSVKTAVLMNFLSALTAFMGLYIGLFVSSDMEVQQWIFAVTAGIFLYLSLVEMLPEMSRVKTDRPCLMFFLQNLGLLMGWACLLLLALFEHELTF; encoded by the exons ATGCACTTCAGGACCACTGCGCCcactttgctgctgcttctttGTCTGCTGGAGGTGAGAGGGCAGGAGCGGGGGTACCTGCAGGGGGCTCTCAGGGCCTTGGATCTGCCCCTGGGTGCAGACGACAATGAGCCACGGCTCCACAAGAACCACACCGGGGTCCTGATCACCAAGCTCCTCCAGGTGGTACACTGTGCAGAGCAGACTGGAACCTCTCAGGACGGCTGTAACAAG TGCCTGACACCAGATGTGGCTCTCTCTGTGCTGAAGCATGATGGGAAGGCTTACATCACTGAGGAGGACTATCAGCGGATCTCTACTGTTCTGCTGTACTACATAATTAACCTGCAAGACCTGTGCGTGTCAAATGCtgcctctccttcctccttttcctcatcctcctcctcctcttttggGAACTATCAGTTCTACCTTTTGGCCCTAACCAGTCTACACCCAGCTGAGGATGACCACTTCCTGTCACCCGGTGAAACAGAGAGTATTCTGCAGGTCATCAACCAGCACTACGACCCCCCCGATAAAGACGCCTCATCTGATTTGCGA TGTTTTGATGCCGCTCGCCTCCTTGAAGATGTTGACGTAGAAGAAAAAGCAGGCGCTGGTGTGTTTTCTGTGCCCAAACTGGCCGCATCTATCATCAGCCACGTCCTGCAGGGCCACTGTTTCAAACGGAGGAACCTCCCATCTCCTGCTTTCTTCACTGAATACATCTTTCAATCCCTAAATCGCACAAGTGAACTGCAGATAATGG ATTTAGAAGAGTTGCTTCATCAGTTGGGAGTGGGACAGGAAGCAGCGACGCACTCTCACCACAGGAAGAGGCGGAGTTCACAGAAAGGGGCCAGGCCTCCGCTGGATGGTTGTCAACATGAAAATGTTGGAATAAGCAGAGACTGGGCACAG GTGTGTTTTTCGGCCAATCAGCTGGTGGATATTTTTGCTCTGAATCCCCATTTGCCGATTTCCAAGGAGCACTTCAGGCAAATGTGCCCAGCCATCATCCAGCAGTTGCTAGGCAATGCCTGCGAGTCTGCAGAGCAAAAGAGAAGAGGATCTCTGCCCACTGCTCTCGAGA AGTATGGCTACAGCACGGCTGCCGTCCTGCTCATCACGGTGGGCTCCATGCTCGGTATCTGCCTGATCTTCTTCAACTCCTGCCAGGAAACCTACACACTGATCCTGCAGCTGTTTGTGGGCCTGGCAGTGGGGACCCTCTCAGGAGATGCACTCCTGCACCTCATACCACAG ATCCTTGGGCTCCATGATGCCACTCACAGTCACGATGACGAACACTATACAGAGGGGAAGGACTATCTGTGGAGGATTCTGGGCATGATCGCAGGGATCTATGGCTTTTTCCTTATTGAAAGAATCTTCTCCTTTTTTGTTCCCTCTCATGGCCAT CAGGGTCATGGTGACCTTCCCTTAGAGCTCAACTGCAACGGCCAGTCACAGAGGGGCAAGTCCATCTCCACCATACAGCTG GGACCAGTGGATGACTTGGAGTGTGCAGAAGTATCTCCTGAGCATGTCGACACAAGGAGGCCTTCACATCAGA GACAAGGGGTTCCTCTGCTGGCTGTGATGGTAATCGTGGGAGACAGCCTTCATAACTTTGCTGATGGCCTGGTTGTCGGGGCAGCCTTCTCCTCTTCAGCCGAGACCGGCATGGCGACCACCGTGGCCATCCTGTGCCACGAGATACCGCACGAGATGG GGGACTTTGCAGTGTTGTTGAGCTCTGGACTCTCAGTGAAGACTGCTGTGCTAATGAACTTTCTCAGCGCTCTGACAGCCTTCATGGGCCTCTACATTGGACTGTTTGTTTCCTCGGATATGGAAGTGCAGCAGTGGATCTTTGCTGTTACTGCTGGGATTTTCCTCTATCTGTCACTGGTAGAAATG CTTCCAGAGATGAGTCGAGTGAAGACGGACAGACCGTGTCTCATGTTCTTCCTACAGAACCTCGGTCTGTTGATGGGTTGGGCCTGTCTTCTGCTCCTCGCACTCTTTGAACATGAACTCACATTCTAA